The sequence below is a genomic window from Synechococcus sp. UW179A.
ATTTCCAGCCATGCTCAAAGCCGGAATCGTCGGTTTACCCAATGTGGGTAAATCCACCCTCTTCAATGCCCTTGTGGCCAATGCCCAGGCCCAGGCAGCCAATTTCCCCTTCTGCACCATCGAACCGAATGTCGGGACCGTGTCTGTTCCGGATGCGCGGCTGGAGCAGCTGACTGATCTGAGCAGCAGTGCCGAAACCATTCCCACAAGGATGGAATTCGTTGATATCGCCGGTCTGGTGAAGGGAGCGAGTCAGGGTGAAGGGCTCGGTAACAAGTTTCTGGCCAACATCCGTGAAGTGGACGCCATCGTTCATGTGGTTCGTTGCTTTGAGGATGACGACGTCATTCACGTCTCCGGCTCCGTTGGCCCGGTTCGCGATGCCGAGGTGATCAACCTTGAACTCGGGCTTTCAGATCTGGCTCAGATTGAAAAGCGTCGTGAACGGCTGAAGAAGCAGATGCGAACAAGCAAGGAGGCCCAGACAGAGGATGCGGCGCTTGAACGGATTCAGGCTGTGCTCGAGCAAGGCGGCGCTGCCCGCAATGTTGAGCTGAGCGACGAAGAAGTGTTGATGGTCAAACCACTTGGGCTATTGACGGCCAAGCCAATCATTTACGCCACCAATGTGAGTGAAGACGACCTCGCTGCAGGCAATGGATTCTGTGAGGACGTGGTTGCTCTGGCGGCAAAGGAGGGCGCTGAAACCGTGCGCATCTCTGCTCAGGTGGAAGCAGAGCTGGTTGAGCTTGGAGCTGAAGAGTGCAAGGACTATCTCGATGGACTTGGTGTTAGCGAAGGTGGTCTGAAAAGTCTGATTCGTGCCACTTACCGTTTACTGGGATTGCGCACCTATTTCACGACTGGTGAAAAGGAAACACGAGCCTGGACTTTCAGGGCTGGGATGACTGCTCCTCAGGCGGCAGGAGTGATCCATACTGATTTCGAACGAGGATTCATTCGTGCTCAGACCATCGGTTGCGAGAAATTGCTAGAAGCAGGATCGCTGGTGGAAGCTCGCAACAAAGGTTGGCTACGCAGTGAAGGCAAAGACTATGAAGTTGCGGAAGGTGATGTGATGGAATTTTTGTTTAATGTTTAGAAATCCTGTCAGAAAAACTGATGTAACTGCCTGTTTATTTTGTGATTAATTATTGGCTTGTTTATTGCGTCTGATGTAAAGATGATAACTTCAAACCGCTTGCATGTTGGCAGCGACAGCAAAAGGTTTATTGATTTAGACGTAGCACAGCTATTCTAGCTTTTTAAAGCCAGAGCTGCTGCAAAATAACCTTGAAATTCTTAGGAACCCATCGATAAAGGCGGCATTGTTTGAGGTCTCACTTGAGTAGTTAGATGTTTCTGGGAGTTGTCTAGTATCAACGATCCTACTTCAACTAATTATGTTGCCAATGTCAATGCAGCCTCTTGTCTGAGACTACCTTTTTGGGGCCATAGTTTTTTAGATGACTGTTGCGCAAGTGTTATTGAGCTGGCGGGGGTGGGTTTGGTCTCAAATTTTCCGACAAGTTGGTTTCTCTTCCTTGGGTGATGTTAATCAGGGGACTTCTTTATGCCTTTCTTCCTTTGTTTCTTATAGGTTTAATAATGGCGACTTTTGATGGACTATCTTTTGGCTATAACGATGAAGCCATAGCCACGCATGTTGACCATTGTGTGCTATGTGAAGTATTCATTTTTCAAATTTGGGTTTGATTGCTGATTGCAGCTCATATCCGAGACGTTCGCGAGTCACGAAGGGTGATTGCTTTGTAACTCGTGTCCGTTCTACGGTCCCACTGCGTTACTTCATCAAAAGAGTCTAGAGTGATGATCTTGAGTGCTTCGATCATCCATCAACAATTCTTCCGCCAACGCACTGGCTAGAAATTGACCAGATCCCCCCCGCGGCTTTCAATACATCGCTTTTGTCTTGGAAAACGCCCCGCTTTCGATTTGTTGTCCAGTTCCAAAGTGCAGGTGCAAGTCCGGCAAAAAGCACTCGGTTGGTGTCTTGTGGGCGTGGCAACCGTCGATGGGGGTTCCAGACTTTTGTGTCCTTGAAAAAAACTGAGATGCCTTTGGAACTGTTGTTGTCTTGATGAAAAGACCACCAGGGATCCTTGCCTGGCTTTGGTTTTCCCGATTGAAAAACACCGAGTGCTCTGTCGTTCTGAATCAACACACCTTTGAGCGATCCTGTTGTTCGTTCAGTGAGTCGAATTTTTATGGAAGGAGACTCTTCGCTGGTTAACTCGCAGACCAGTGGTAATGGGATGGCTGCTGCCGGTGCAACAGCCCAGACAAGGCAGAGGACCAGAAGATTGCTGACGATGCCCTCTCTCTTCATGTCTTATCTCTTGATGCCCTTTGGTTTGCTCGATCAATCAGCCTCACGTAACCAAGGCCTGTTTTCGATCAACAGGCCTTGGTTTTGAATGCAGCTCAGGATGTGGGTGATTGGCGTTTCAATCAGCCGATGAAAGCATGCGGCTTAGCGATCCCTGATGATGTACTCCCTTTCAGAAATGCCATCATCGTGTCAGCGTCAGAGGATTGGAAAGGATCTGTCGGGCAGTTGTCTGCAAAATCAGGCTCAACAAACATTTTTTCAATGACCATGTCGTTGACAAGCATCGAATAACGCCAGGAGCGCATTCCAAAGCCGAGGTTTTCTTTCTCAACAAGCATTCCCATCTTTCTGGTGAATTCACCATTGCCGTCGGGCAGCATGAAAATGTTCTTGGTTCCCAGGTGCTTGCTCCACTGGAACATTACAAATGCGTCATTGACCGACAAGCAGATGATCTGATCAACACCGTGGCTTTTGAATTCCTCGAAGAGCTCATCGTAGCGGGGAAGATGATTGGATGAGCAGGTTGGTGTGAAAGCACCAGGAAGTGCAAAAAGTACAGTTTTTTTGCCACTAAAAATTTCCTTGCTGCTTAACTCTTGCCACCGGAACGGATTATCGCCAGGCACACTTTCATCACGGACGCGAGTCTGAAACGTAACCAATGGAACTTGATTGTTGAGAGGCATGATCGGGATGAATGCAGGATTGTGGCTATGTTGACATTATCTTTTTAACCATTCCTTTAGACCAACGGATGAGTATTTTTGCTTATATGGTTATTTTTGATGTTGTGCGTCCGTCAAAGTGATTGGCCCGTCGACCGAATTGAATCTGAACTGTAACACTTTAGAGTTGATCTTGAATTCTTGAAGAACGAGGATTTGTTGTGGTTTGTGATTAAGTAAGTTGGCGGCATGATTAAAACCTTGCGGTAAGCTACATATTGATGACGTCCTCCAGGCATTTGTTGAGAGTTTCTATTCCAAAAGGCTTTTGCAGTACAGCATAAAACCCTATTTGTTTGTAGTTTGACAAAGTGTTGTCGTGGCTATAGCCACTCGCGGCAATAGCTCTTGCCGCCGGATTCAGTTTGAGAATTTGTTCAAGCGTCCATATTCCTCCTTTGCCTCCTGATATGGTCAAATCAAGAATGATCATGTCAAAATGCTTTTTTTCTTTTAATCCTTT
It includes:
- a CDS encoding peroxiredoxin, which produces MPLNNQVPLVTFQTRVRDESVPGDNPFRWQELSSKEIFSGKKTVLFALPGAFTPTCSSNHLPRYDELFEEFKSHGVDQIICLSVNDAFVMFQWSKHLGTKNIFMLPDGNGEFTRKMGMLVEKENLGFGMRSWRYSMLVNDMVIEKMFVEPDFADNCPTDPFQSSDADTMMAFLKGSTSSGIAKPHAFIG
- the ychF gene encoding redox-regulated ATPase YchF — encoded protein: MLKAGIVGLPNVGKSTLFNALVANAQAQAANFPFCTIEPNVGTVSVPDARLEQLTDLSSSAETIPTRMEFVDIAGLVKGASQGEGLGNKFLANIREVDAIVHVVRCFEDDDVIHVSGSVGPVRDAEVINLELGLSDLAQIEKRRERLKKQMRTSKEAQTEDAALERIQAVLEQGGAARNVELSDEEVLMVKPLGLLTAKPIIYATNVSEDDLAAGNGFCEDVVALAAKEGAETVRISAQVEAELVELGAEECKDYLDGLGVSEGGLKSLIRATYRLLGLRTYFTTGEKETRAWTFRAGMTAPQAAGVIHTDFERGFIRAQTIGCEKLLEAGSLVEARNKGWLRSEGKDYEVAEGDVMEFLFNV